In the Terriglobus sp. RCC_193 genome, CTGGCCGGAAATTTGGGCAGTTCCATCGGACTCCGGATGCTGGAAAAGCAGGACACGTTCCGATTCTTCAGCTACCTCTTCAATCTTGAGGATTGGGCCGAACAGGGACAACTCTGCAGCGATACTGGCGTGGACCGCCTGATCGTACAGAACCCTGTGTCGTGGGAGACTGATCATCTCCGCGTCGGCAAGCGATACGTCCAAATGTATTCCCTCAAGACGACACCGGAAGCATCCCGCCCGAGTCTCTTCGCGGATTTGCTCACCCTCGACTGCGATAGCATCCTCTGCTCCACGTGGCGACCGAAGTCCAGTGCCACCGCCCGGCGTGAAATCGATCAGCAGGAAAAGTTCATCTCGTTCTTCAAGGTCGGCGTGCTCTCGCGTGTAATGGCCTGCAGAGACACCGCATCGCTCGACACTGGAGCGGGAGCGAAGGCTGCGAATAATGCCGTCGATGACCTCAGCGATGTCATTCGGGCCCTCGATAAAAAGGCACAGGGCGAATATTCGCTTCGCCTCCTGATCGCCGCCCGGAACGTGGCCGATCTGCATGGCATAGCCCCCGCTGTGCATCGCGTTTTCGTCGAAGCGCGCGCTCAGGTCATGGAAGAGACACTGGGAAATCTCTCTGCGTTCTATACGATGTTTCCCGGCAATGCGAAGTTCAATGTGTTCCCGATGTGGCTGGGTGAGGACCATCATGCACGACTTTCCTCAATCTTCGCTCCGCATCTCGGACATCCTGAATCAGAAGACCTCGACCACGAATACCTGAATGTCTTCGAAACCCGCACAGGGACGCCGTTCTTCCAGGACGCATATGTGGATGGCGTGCGGGTCATGCTCATCCTCGGTCCTACGGGGTCGGGGGAGTCGGTGACGGGGAATGTCACCATTGCGCATGAACAGAAGTATGGCGGGTTCACTTACATCTTCGACATCGGCGGCAGCTATGAAAGCGTTGTCGAATTGTACGGAGGACGTGTCGATCGCATCGGTAAGAACGGCCCGCGAGTCAATCCGTTCACCTTGGAGCCGACCGAGAGCAATGTCCAATTTCTCTATAGCTTCATCAAACTCCTGCTGAGCAACGGCGGCGCAGAGCTTGAGCCAGAAGATGACGACGTGATTCATAAGGCTGTGCAAGACATGTACCTGCTCGATCCTGCGAATCGCCGACTGTCTAATCTCTACCTGCCGAAGAAGCTTGATCGGTATCTGTCAAAGTGGGTTGGCAGAGGCGTCTACAGCGCCATCTTCGACAACGTCGAAGACAGTCTTTCCCTCTCCCGGCTGCAATGCTTCGACTTCCAAGGCGTGAACAACGCTCAGTATGCGGACCTAATCGAGCCGTTGATGGTGTGGCTATTGAGGCGCATCAACGACGTGCTGTTCAATCCCTCCAATCTGGGTGTGCCGAAGCACATTCTCATTGAAGAGATCTTCTCTTCGATGAAGAACCGCCAGCTACTTGAGGCGGCGTTGGCCTCCATCAAGACTGTCCGCAAAAACCTCGGCGGTGTGACCATGATCGGCCAGTCTACAGAAGACCTCGGAGCGAACGCCGACTCCATCGTTAACTCCTGCACCTCATTCCTGTTCCTGCGCGACGCGACGTTCAACCGCAAACGGTATGCAGAGCTGTTCAAGATGAACGAACAGCAACTCGCTCTTTTCGAGAGCTTGCAGGACCGCGAAGCGCTCTACATGCGCCGCGACGGTTTGACCAAGGTTATTCGTTTGAATCTCGACAGCCGCAGTTACGCGGCGTTCTCCACCAAGCCGAAAGACCGTGTGCGCAGGTCGAAGTTGATTGCGAAGTATGGACTCACCGAAGGCATCTCCCGCTTTGCCCAGGGTGAGACGGAATAGCTAGCTCAGAAAGGACAACCATGAAGCCGCCCATCCCCATCGCTGTTGCTTTCCATCTTGCGCTGACTACCGCATCGTTGCACGCGGCAGTGCCTGTGCACCCGCTTCAGCCAAGCGCCCCCCGAACGGTGACCGTCTCAGAGTCGCAGACTCCTCCTGTGATCCGCGCAGGTCTGCTGCAATCAACCCTGATCGTTTTACCTGCCGAGGAAAAGGTCGCAAACGTCT is a window encoding:
- a CDS encoding VirB4 family type IV secretion system protein, with translation MTRANTEQAKFVPWFAKAGAACSIVPIARFVNSHTFALKGGGYGCLFALSGVDEEGLTDQELESQLRTIEGALRGMPEGSCLYQYTRVRSGFSLPRQKSYANPVTQVFVEERLRFLDQTAGFRRIDLHWCLTLEPSKVKCFERTPEENASGTSRLLSELQKTATLLAGNLGSSIGLRMLEKQDTFRFFSYLFNLEDWAEQGQLCSDTGVDRLIVQNPVSWETDHLRVGKRYVQMYSLKTTPEASRPSLFADLLTLDCDSILCSTWRPKSSATARREIDQQEKFISFFKVGVLSRVMACRDTASLDTGAGAKAANNAVDDLSDVIRALDKKAQGEYSLRLLIAARNVADLHGIAPAVHRVFVEARAQVMEETLGNLSAFYTMFPGNAKFNVFPMWLGEDHHARLSSIFAPHLGHPESEDLDHEYLNVFETRTGTPFFQDAYVDGVRVMLILGPTGSGESVTGNVTIAHEQKYGGFTYIFDIGGSYESVVELYGGRVDRIGKNGPRVNPFTLEPTESNVQFLYSFIKLLLSNGGAELEPEDDDVIHKAVQDMYLLDPANRRLSNLYLPKKLDRYLSKWVGRGVYSAIFDNVEDSLSLSRLQCFDFQGVNNAQYADLIEPLMVWLLRRINDVLFNPSNLGVPKHILIEEIFSSMKNRQLLEAALASIKTVRKNLGGVTMIGQSTEDLGANADSIVNSCTSFLFLRDATFNRKRYAELFKMNEQQLALFESLQDREALYMRRDGLTKVIRLNLDSRSYAAFSTKPKDRVRRSKLIAKYGLTEGISRFAQGETE